In Pirellula sp. SH-Sr6A, the DNA window CAGAGGCCCTCCAAATCCTAGTTTTTCCCTCCAACCTCCCTATCTCGCATGAGCGCAGCTTCATCGGCTACCCCGCATTCCTCTTCCGAGGTTGCTTCGAAACAAGTTCCCGATTTGTCGGGTCGGTTTGGCGATTTTGGTGGGCGTTTCGTTCCGGAAACATTGACTCGTGCCCTGGAAGAACTGACCGTCGAATACGATCGAGCGAAGAAGGATCCCGACTTCCAAGCGGAATTGAACGAGTTGCTCCACACCTTCGTCGGCCGCCCATCTCCTCTGTACCACGCCAAGCGATTGAGCAAGCAGATGGGAGGGGCGCAGATTTGGCTCAAGCGAGAGGATTTGAACCACACCGGGGCGCACAAGATCAACAATACCCTCGGCCAAGCCTTGCTCACTCTTCGTATGAAGAAGACGCGAGTGATCGCGGAAACCGGGGCGGGCCAACATGGAGTTGCGTCCGCGACCGCGTGCGCTCACTTTGGATTACCCTGCGTGGTCTATATGGGTGCGGAAGACGTTCGTCGGCAAAAACCGAATGTCTTCAGTATGCGATTGATGGGCGCGGAAGTTCGTCCGGTCGAAAGCGGGTCGAAAACACTGCGAGACGCGGTCAACGAAGCGATGCGAGATTGGATGTCGTCCGTCGAGCATACCCATTACATCATCGGTTCGGTAATCGGACCACACCCGTTCCCAATGATGGTTCGGGATTTTCAAAGCGTGATCGGACGAGAGTGCCGAGAGCAGTGCTTGACCTCGATCGGACGCCTGCCCGATACCATCGTGGCTTGCGTCGGAGGAGGCAGCAATGCGGCAGGGATGTTTTACCCCTTCGTCGAGGATCGATCGGTTCGAATGATCGGTGTGGAAGCGGGTGGCCGCGGCCCAACAGCAGGGGAGCATGCGTCCCCTTTGACCTTTGGTAGCCCGGGAGTATTGCATGGATCCTACAGCTATGTCATGCAGGACGACGATGGGCAAACCAGCGATGTTCACTCTATCTCAGCAGGCTTGGACTACCCAGGCGTCGGACCCGAGCACAGCTATTGGAAAGACACGCATCGTGTGGAGTACACCTCCTGTCGCGACGACGAGGCTCTCGGGGCCTTCGACTATCTAGCGAGAAACGAAGGGATCCTCTGCGCTCTGGAGACTTGCCATGCGGTTGCCAAGGCGGTGGAGATCGCCAAGGGGATGAGCCCTGATCAGCATTTGGTCATCTGCTTGTCCGGCCGTGGGGATAAAGACGCTGCCGAGCTGGCTCGACTTCGCGGCCAACAGTGGTAAGCTGTCGCGTCCGCCACTCCCATCCTCCCCATCTTCGAATCCCAACACCTGCCTTGTCTGGAAAGCCGATTTGTTATGACCGCTATCGATGACCTGTTTGCCAAGCTCCGCCGCGAGGGACGCAAGGCATTCATGCCGTTTATCACAGCCGGGGATCCCAATATGGATTTCACGTGCAAGGTCGTCACGTTGCTTGACCGGCTCGGATGTTCGATGGCAGAAATCGGCATCCCCTACAGCGACCCTATCGCCGATGGCCCGGTCATCCAAGCTTCCTATACGCGTGCATTGAACAAGAAACTCAAACTGCAACAGATATTCGACGGAATCGGAGGGATTGCCCCGAAGGTATCTCTCCCGCTGGTATCTATGGTGAGCTACGCCATCATCCACCGCATCGGTCCCGAAAAGTACATCGATCAAGCGAAAGGGGCGGGCTTTGCAGGGGCGATCGTTCCCGACTTGCTGGTTGAGGAAAGCGATGCCCTCTCCCGCCTCTGCAAACAAAAGGACTTCAATCTCATTCAGCTGGTAACTCCAACGACACCGCGTGAACGAGCGCTGAAGATCGCGGAGCAATCGACGGGCTTTCTCTACTTCGTCAGCGTAACAGGTATTACAGGCGAACGAAGCGAATTGCCTGTCGATCTGGTAGATCGAGTCTCTTGGCTTCGCGAACGAACACCCCTTCCTATTTGCATTGGCTTTGGGATTTCCAAACCAGAGCATGTGAAGCTATTGGCACCTGTCAGCGACGGCGTGATCGTCGGTTCGGCCATTGTACGTATGATGGAAAATGCCGGTGCCGATGAAGCGGATGCTTTGGCGAAGATTGAAACCCTGGTCCATTCGCTAACCGCCGCTCTTTAGTCGATTCATCTTACCCACTTCGTCATCGGCAATCCCAATAAACAGGATGCGAGCCGATGGGGCCTCTCTATGCAAACGCTGGCAAGAGTTAGCCAGCGACACCGCAGGTCTGTGACACCGCAGACCGGCGACGCAAACGGTCTGTCCGAGTCCATGGGGCGTTTTCGCCATGCATAGAAAAAGGCCCTCCTGTTCGAGAGGGCCTTGATTCTTTTTTCTCAAGTCATGGCACTGGAAATCGAGACCGACTCGGCGGCACATGATCTCGGGTGCATGATCTCGTCTTAGTACATGTCGTAATCGCCGCCGTGGCCGCCGCCACCCTTCTTACCGTGATCATCCTTGGGCTTTTCGGCGATCAAAGCGTCGCTGGTGAGGAGCAGCGTCGAAACCGACGCTGCGTTGGCAAGAGCGGTTCGCGTTACCTTGGTCGGGTCGATAACGCCGGCCTTCACCATGTCTTCGTAGACATTGGTGAGTGCATTGTAACCGTTGTTGCCCTTGGCTTCTGCTACCTTTGAGCAAACGATCCCGCCGTCTTGGCCAGCATTCGCTGCAATCATGGTCAAAGGAGCGCGGCAAGCGCGGAGAACGATGTTGTAGCCGGTGACCTCGTCTTGGCTCAGCGATTCCGCTGGTTGCACTTGGG includes these proteins:
- the trpB gene encoding tryptophan synthase subunit beta, with product MSAASSATPHSSSEVASKQVPDLSGRFGDFGGRFVPETLTRALEELTVEYDRAKKDPDFQAELNELLHTFVGRPSPLYHAKRLSKQMGGAQIWLKREDLNHTGAHKINNTLGQALLTLRMKKTRVIAETGAGQHGVASATACAHFGLPCVVYMGAEDVRRQKPNVFSMRLMGAEVRPVESGSKTLRDAVNEAMRDWMSSVEHTHYIIGSVIGPHPFPMMVRDFQSVIGRECREQCLTSIGRLPDTIVACVGGGSNAAGMFYPFVEDRSVRMIGVEAGGRGPTAGEHASPLTFGSPGVLHGSYSYVMQDDDGQTSDVHSISAGLDYPGVGPEHSYWKDTHRVEYTSCRDDEALGAFDYLARNEGILCALETCHAVAKAVEIAKGMSPDQHLVICLSGRGDKDAAELARLRGQQW
- the trpA gene encoding tryptophan synthase subunit alpha; the encoded protein is MTAIDDLFAKLRREGRKAFMPFITAGDPNMDFTCKVVTLLDRLGCSMAEIGIPYSDPIADGPVIQASYTRALNKKLKLQQIFDGIGGIAPKVSLPLVSMVSYAIIHRIGPEKYIDQAKGAGFAGAIVPDLLVEESDALSRLCKQKDFNLIQLVTPTTPRERALKIAEQSTGFLYFVSVTGITGERSELPVDLVDRVSWLRERTPLPICIGFGISKPEHVKLLAPVSDGVIVGSAIVRMMENAGADEADALAKIETLVHSLTAAL